A window of the Dictyostelium discoideum AX4 chromosome 4 chromosome, whole genome shotgun sequence genome harbors these coding sequences:
- the mlh3 gene encoding MutL DNA mismatch repair protein, with product MNKDNSINKNNVNNDNNNNINNNVIKKLKEEVSLKVRSSVVIVSLEQAIEEIIFNSIDARATVISISINLSNLSFEVKDNGFGLSYENLKFVGDRNCTSKINSLSDLKSLKTFGYRGESLASLSNISSLDIISNSFGSTIQKSISFGKVDQFKILDNNNSSSCDNNNNNVNNNNINNNNNNSIANGTIVKIRDLFKNYPVRRQGLYHPNLKLIIKKRIEIIALSFPKIVFSVYDETKSLTILKTPKDTSFLSYFKHFYGQEMMNKLEYVTSENYNNTTNNNSSSYYLSGYLSSPHKKGHPNKSFQYIYLNNRIVLNTKLHRHVNQLYQKYRLFNATRKANANVSKIAKKEVIDSNPIFILFLRCSQLEYERSYEPSSKTFLEFNDWKKPLAEIQNVLTKFLTKHRSDDGGNSRGKSITTTALPSSQPNNYDGKSTSTSTTTTTTAGDISIFEDDDLSNVVQDTQEDDGDGFDMGYSSSIDEDEIMSSQNVRGTSVDQDNNIYENEDHQGMQIGFDDLDNNQIDSSEDEEHLKRLKEIEEEKQYINDILPDSFFMNDKNATTTTTTTTTTGTPTKTTTTTNNSISPFKTIKNIFTTNITIQIYSITFTNFSTKNNSFAKSNTEIITSKLSNVNNQIIDQSPQSSYDESIEVTQQPSTLPLSPIPSPRIHRNIPHNKKDDTASTLQTTDPYESSSRDVTDSRSSADSDATILDDSPPPRPPIFNFPQTKNSIPTDENHFHSNIEDQEEERSEDTTTMTPTSKLNISSQTPPTLPPTTIPHITNNSTQNNNNNNNNNNNNNNNNNNNNNNNNNNNNNENKDLVPFVKVEQNNDKQLAIYKNESDDDDEEEDNNNDDKEKRKYQLKVSTFREVIDVDQMDVTTITTTTTTIKSVKTVTTKTLSPFSKAALASDALKKNQYKVKTEHPILIKEEDYKELDSLKNTSNNDQLNDSSLFSNSCLDIVPFEISDDEADEDDDNLTGLNGQKLLFLEDGKPTNNGNSNNTLAAAATTTTTTTTTTTTTSPFQSSPPSSPLSQPIKSIISQQTTPPKNVRKNDIFDEDEKSNTLSSPIKKLKTENDIQNNIADSNGNKNKNTTTDNIEIIVLDDSDEDLPQNEQTTSKYFKSNEQLSSTESTKSKLNQIICKLEKESSQSQQLTIPITSTTSTSDLAPTSTSNSASTSTPTIQTIKTTSNPLTIPEISFLRKPTANEEKKSLFSDSELSTTESEGSYNEGFILSSSSSLLKKRVLFNMEGNQYYSPPQIQNNSSSDQDEEYNASLTSPPPSPKQQYQNHYEQNEKGNLFIKEEKEKEKEKEKEKEKEKEKELEKEKELEKELEKEKELEKEKELKKKNDDEVQQVQEKEHDDHCCPTHNIGDHLTLSGIGNIKEHQDDESLGDDDEEKEFIHDSDYSKIELAKKYNYTDDRISPFFDKSIKPGVEMKDININVSGFIKEVLSQKCTEVIPKEMLQNFKFITQWDNKFLICEADGIVLILDQHAVSERIKLEILERKYFGENKFDLCPMPERTRWSLTEYELELMRIYTKPLEQWGFKWTFNKTSINISQVPMFCLVGLGVNDLREFLYQLESSKGATSNRPPAAHRILASKACRTAIKFGNKLSREICIKLLEDLNECNIPFQCAHGRPSIIPLINYGKLFSSVKGLY from the exons AGAGCAACAGTAATATctatttcaataaatttatcGAATCTATCATTCGAGGTAAAAGATAATGGATTTGGATTGTcatatgaaaatttaaaatttgttggaGATCGTAATTGTACTTCAAAGATCAACTCACTCTCTGAtcttaaatcattaaaaacaTTTGGATATCGTGGCGAATCATTAGCAAGTTTATCAAATATATCATCATTagatataatttcaaattcatttggtTCAACCattcaaaaatcaatttcatttggcAAAGTTgaccaatttaaaattttagataataataatagtagtagttgtgataataataataataatgttaataataataatattaataataataataataattcaatagcTAATGGCACAATTGTAAAGATTagagatttatttaaaaattatcctGTAAGAAGACAAGGTTTATATCatccaaatttaaaactaataattaaaaagagaATTGAAATCATAGCTTTATCATTCCCAAAGATTGTATTCTCAGTTTATGATGAAACAAAGAGTTTAACTATACTAAAAACACCAAAAGATACATCATTTCTTTCTTATTTCAAACATTTCTACGGTCAAGAGATGATGAATAAATTAGAATACGTAACCtctgaaaattataataataccaccaacaataatagtagttCTTACTATTTATCTGGTTATCTTTCTTCACCTCATAAAAAAGGTCATCCaaataaatcttttcaatatattt atttaaataatagaataGTTTTAAATACAAAATTACACAGACATGTTAATCAATTATATCAAAAGTATAGATTATTTAATGCAACCAGAAAAGCAAACGCAAATGTATCAAAAATTGCAAAAAAAGAGGTGATTGATAGTAATCCAATATTCATACTATTTTTAAGATGCTCACAATTAGAATATGAACGTTCTTATGAACCTTCttcaaaaacatttttagaatttaatgattggAAGAAACCTTTGGCTGAAATTCAAAATGTTttaacaaaatttttaacaaaaCATAGATCTGATGATGGTGGAAATTCAAGAGGTAAATCAATAACTACAACAGCACTACCATCATCTCAACCAAATAATTATGATGgaaaatcaacatcaacatcaacaacaacaacaacaacagcaggtgatatttcaatatttgaagatgatgatttatcaaatgttGTTCAAGACACCCAAgaagatgatggtgatggctTTGATATGGGATATAGCAGTAGTATCGATGAAGATGAAATAATGAGTTCTCAAAATGTTCGTGGTACAAGTGTTGACcaagataataatatatatgaaaatgaagatcACCAAGGAATGCAAATTGGTTTTGATGATTTAGATAATAACCAAATCGATAGTAGTGAGGATGAGGaacatttaaaaagattaaaagaaatagaaGAGGAAAAACAATACATTAATGATATTTTACCAGACTCTTTCTTTATGAATGATAAAaatgcaacaacaactaccacaacaacaacaacaacaggtaCACCAactaaaacaacaacaactacaaataaTTCTATATCACCATTTAAAACAATCAAGAACATCTTCACAACAAACATCACCATTCAAATCTATAGTATCACCTTTACAAATTTCTCCACCAAAAACAACTCTTTCGCAAAGTCAAATACAGAAATCATCACCTCTTAAACtatcaaatgtaaataatcaaataattgacCAATCACCACAATCTTCTTATGATGAATCAATAGAAGTTACACAACAACCATCTACTTTACCATTGTCTCCAATTCCTTCACCTCGTATTCATAGAAATATTCCACAcaataaaaaagatgataCTGCTTCCACATTACAAACAACAGATCCTTACGAGAGTTCGTCAAGGGATGTAACAGATTCTCGATCATCAGCGGATTCAGATGCAACCATTTTAGATGATAGCCCACCTCCAAGACCACCAATATTCAATTTCCCACAAACTAAAAATTCAATACCCACAGATGAAAATCACTTTCATTCAAACATAGAAGATCAAGAGGAAGAAAGAAGTGAAGATACAACCACAATGACTCCAACATCTAAATTAAACATATCATCCCAAACACCACCTACACTTCCACCAACTACCATTCCACATATCACAAATAACTCAacccaaaataataataataataataataataataataataataataataataataataataataataataataataataacaataataataatgaaaataaagatttggTTCCATTTGTTAAAGTGGaacaaaataatgataagCAATTAgcaatatataaaaatgaatcagacgatgatgatgaggaagaagataataataatgatgataaagaaaaaagaaaataccAATTAAAAGTTTCAACATTTAGAGAAGTAATTGATGTCGACCAAATGGATGTAACAACAattactacaacaactacaactattAAAAGTGTAAAAACAGTTACTACAAAAACTTTATCACCATTTAGCAAGGCTGCACTGGCATCAGATGctttaaaaaagaatcaatatAAGGTAAAGACAGAACAtccaatattaattaaagaggAAGATTATAAAGAATTAGACTCTTTGAAAAATACCTCCAATAATGATCAACTAAAtgattcttcattatttaGTAATTCATGTCTTGATATTGTTCCATTTGAAATTAGTGATGATGAAGCAGATGAAGACGATGACAATTTAACAGGTTTAAATGggcaaaaattattatttttagaagaTGGTAAACCAacaaataatggtaatagtaataatactcttgcagcagcagcaacaacaacaacaacaacaactactactactactactacttcaCCTTTTCAAAGTAGTCCACCATCTTCACCATTATCACAACCAATTAAATCTATAATCTCTCAACAAACAACACCTCCAAAAAATGTAagaaaaaatgatatttttgatgaagatgaaaaatcaaacacattatcatcaccaattaaaaagttaaagaCTGAAAATGacattcaaaataatattgctgacagtaatggtaataaaaacaaaaacactACAACcgataatattgaaataataGTTTTGGATGATAGTGATGAAGATTTACCTCAAAATGAACAAACAAcgtcaaaatattttaaatcaaatgaacaattatcatcaacagagtcaacaaaatcaaaactaaatcaaattatttgtaaattagaaaaagaatcgtcacaatcacaacaactaACAATACCAATAACATCAACAACCTCAACCTCGGACTTAGCACCAACCTCAACCTCGAACTCAGCATCAACCTCAACACCAACTATCCAAACTATAAAGACAACGTCAAACCCACTTACAATTCCTGAAATATCATTCTTGAGAAAACCAACGGCTAatgaagaaaagaaatcttTATTCAGTGATTCTGAATTATCAACCACTGAAAGTGAGGGATCCTATAATGAAGGTTTTATTttgtcatcatcatcatcattattaaagaaaagaGTTTTATTTAACATGGAAGGCAATCAATACTATTCACCAcctcaaattcaaaataactCCTCCAGTGACCAAGATGAAGAGTATAATGCTAGTCTAacttcaccaccaccatcaccaaaacAACAATACCAAAATCACTAtgaacaaaatgaaaaaggaaatctttttattaaagaagaaaaagaaaaagaaaaagaaaaagaaaaagaaaaagaaaaagaaaaagaaaaagaattagaaaaagaaaaagaattagaaaaagaattagaaaaagaaaaagaattggaaaaagaaaaagaattaaaaaagaaaaatgatGACGAGGTACAACAAGtacaagaaaaagaacatGATGACCATTGTTGTCCAACTCATAACATTGGTGATCATTTAACACTTAGTGGTATTGGTAATATTAAAGAACATCAAGACGATGAATCTCTTggagatgatgatgaagaaaaagaatttattcaTGATTCTGATTATAGTAAAATTGAATTGGcgaaaaaatataattatactGATGATAGAATTAGTCCATTCTTTGATAAAAGTATTAAACCTGGTGTTGAAATGAAAGATATCAATATTAATGTTAGTGGTTTTATTAAAGAAGTTCTATCTCAAAAATGTACAGAGGTAATACCAAAGGAAATGTTAcaaaactttaaatttatcactCAATGGGATAACAAGTTTTTAATTTGCGAAGCAGATGGTATTGTATTGATTTTAGATCAACATGCCGTTTCAGAAAGAATCAAATTGGAAATATTAGAAAGAAAGTATTTTGGTGAGAATAAATTCGACCTTTGTCCAATGCCAGAGAGAACAAGATGGTCATTAACAGAGTATGAATTGGAACTAATGAGAATCTATACAAAACCATTGGAACAATGGGGATTCAAATGGACATTCAATAAAACTTCAATAAACATTTCACAAGTACCAATGTTTTGTTTAGTAGGTTTGGGTGTAAACGATCTCAGAGAATTTCTTTATCAATTAGAAAGTAGTAAAGGAGCAACTTCAAATAGACCTCCTGCTGCTCATAGAATTTTAGCTTCAAAAGCATGTAGAA ctgcaattaaatttggtaataaacTTTCAAGAGAGATTTGTATAAAACTATTAgaagatttaaatgaatGTAATATTCCATTTCAGTGTGCTCA tggAAGACCAAGTATAATccctttaattaattatggTAAACTCTTTAGTTCAGTAAAAggtttatattaa